In Streptomyces sp. NBC_01551, one DNA window encodes the following:
- a CDS encoding tyrosine-type recombinase/integrase, with product MVNNPTRRPGSQLATAPTRAEDAYARIRAQLGAVAPRDPVTGRTGARVDRITLLAEACDEETFRLVMDWLASEAASSEATMRAYADDVRHWAGVTGEHGHRFTLDAVTPGILTTWRLSEEERGRSARTINRRLSSLQSLFDFRAHREGRHPVKLVTRFDRPKVDRSAAAVRSTPVLEADELQRLMDACADRHEALVVLLAYTIAGRVAELCTATLSALEDRGRTCRLNLTRKGGKVRVFTIPPELCELLDEVLDGRTSGRLLLRADGRPYDPDSVDQMLTRLGRQARVLTCRAAYTGRGRRRKEDQDKPRHSFRTCTRCRDVTPHVLRASKLTHMHDDGVPLEEIQQFADHADPATTLGYIRQRDDEGIKARNAAASVDLYRHVLTRWTTHRTAEQGATA from the coding sequence ATGGTCAACAACCCAACGAGACGCCCCGGTTCGCAGCTCGCGACGGCCCCGACCCGCGCCGAGGACGCGTACGCGAGGATCCGCGCCCAGCTCGGCGCCGTCGCCCCGCGCGACCCCGTCACCGGACGCACCGGCGCCCGTGTCGACCGGATCACGCTCCTGGCCGAGGCGTGCGACGAGGAGACGTTCCGGCTCGTCATGGACTGGCTCGCGTCCGAGGCGGCGAGCAGCGAGGCCACCATGCGCGCCTACGCCGACGACGTCCGCCACTGGGCCGGGGTCACCGGCGAGCACGGGCACCGCTTCACCCTCGACGCGGTCACCCCCGGCATCCTCACCACCTGGCGCCTGTCGGAGGAGGAGCGGGGCCGCTCCGCCCGCACCATCAATCGCCGCCTGTCCTCGCTGCAATCCCTCTTCGACTTCCGGGCGCACCGGGAAGGCCGGCACCCGGTCAAGCTCGTGACCCGGTTCGACCGCCCGAAGGTGGACCGGTCCGCCGCCGCCGTCCGTTCCACACCGGTACTGGAGGCGGACGAGCTCCAGCGGCTCATGGACGCCTGCGCCGACCGCCATGAGGCACTCGTCGTTCTCCTCGCGTACACGATCGCCGGCCGCGTCGCCGAGCTGTGCACCGCGACCCTGTCCGCGCTGGAGGACCGCGGCCGCACCTGCCGACTGAACCTCACCCGCAAGGGCGGGAAGGTCCGCGTGTTCACCATCCCGCCCGAGCTGTGCGAGCTGCTGGACGAAGTGCTTGACGGCCGGACCTCCGGGCGCCTGCTGCTCCGCGCCGACGGCCGCCCGTACGACCCGGACAGTGTGGACCAGATGCTGACCCGCCTCGGCCGGCAGGCCCGCGTCCTCACCTGCCGCGCCGCCTACACCGGCCGCGGCCGCCGCCGGAAGGAGGACCAGGACAAGCCGCGGCACTCCTTCCGCACCTGCACCCGGTGCCGGGACGTCACACCCCACGTGCTCCGCGCCTCGAAGCTGACGCACATGCACGACGACGGCGTGCCGCTAGAGGAGATCCAGCAGTTCGCCGACCACGCCGACCCGGCCACCACCCTCGGATACATCCGGCAGCGCGACGACGAGGGGATCAAGGCCCGCAACGCGGCCGCCTCCGTCGACCTGTACCGGCACGTCCTCACCCGCTGGACCACCCACCGCACCGCCGAGCAGGGAGCCACCGCATGA
- a CDS encoding zinc-ribbon domain-containing protein has protein sequence MPRTFPVSLADAFPTVAATWHPTRNGSLTPDRVGTGGPMMWWLCPAGHEWEETVISRRSLPKWKAGDVAACKECVGFKTRRVFPGCGCVKSVRIGTREAEHAKCFNCRTREFEENAPRIKAELSAAAKAAAGRAGKLLAAVRLPDGMPEGLAVEWRYWAAKHLQYAIAGEKVLGKAGETGRVLERVTAAAEHAVPSLEACAEAALRDGVLSIFGRAYWAEGWWHALGGELVPLQPASELEEFTGAFREVLTAWAEQWPDDRPVPGTTAAVTRSLTVMLRGFLQELAEEDGGRVYAELQVPVVPDGAGRYGRMDLLGWSPKGIPAVVVEIDSRPNLSSVQKLTFARDLGAVPVWVRFGAGPVEDIDGVAVVDARETVRALTERG, from the coding sequence ATGCCGCGAACCTTCCCCGTATCCCTCGCCGACGCGTTCCCGACCGTGGCCGCGACGTGGCACCCCACCCGGAACGGCTCCCTCACCCCTGACCGGGTCGGGACGGGCGGCCCGATGATGTGGTGGCTGTGCCCGGCCGGTCACGAGTGGGAGGAGACCGTGATCAGCCGCCGGTCCCTCCCGAAGTGGAAGGCCGGCGACGTCGCCGCGTGCAAGGAATGCGTCGGGTTCAAGACCCGGCGGGTGTTCCCGGGGTGCGGGTGCGTCAAGTCGGTCCGCATCGGCACCCGTGAGGCCGAGCACGCCAAGTGCTTCAACTGCCGGACCCGGGAGTTCGAGGAGAACGCCCCGAGGATCAAGGCGGAGCTGTCCGCCGCCGCGAAGGCGGCCGCCGGCCGGGCCGGGAAGCTCCTCGCCGCGGTGCGCCTGCCGGACGGCATGCCGGAGGGCCTGGCGGTGGAGTGGCGCTACTGGGCGGCGAAGCACCTCCAGTACGCCATCGCCGGGGAAAAGGTCCTCGGGAAGGCCGGCGAGACCGGCCGGGTCCTGGAGCGGGTCACCGCGGCCGCCGAGCATGCCGTCCCGTCGCTGGAAGCCTGCGCGGAGGCCGCCCTCCGGGACGGGGTGCTGAGCATCTTCGGTCGGGCCTACTGGGCCGAGGGCTGGTGGCACGCCCTGGGCGGGGAGCTTGTCCCCCTACAGCCTGCCTCGGAGTTGGAGGAGTTCACCGGGGCGTTCCGGGAGGTGCTGACGGCGTGGGCGGAGCAGTGGCCCGACGACCGCCCCGTGCCGGGCACCACGGCCGCGGTGACCCGGTCCCTGACCGTAATGCTCCGCGGGTTCCTCCAGGAGCTGGCGGAGGAGGACGGCGGGAGGGTGTACGCCGAGCTGCAAGTGCCGGTCGTCCCGGACGGCGCAGGCCGGTACGGGCGCATGGACCTGCTCGGGTGGTCGCCGAAGGGGATCCCCGCCGTGGTGGTGGAGATCGACTCACGGCCGAACCTGTCATCCGTGCAGAAGCTGACGTTCGCCCGGGACCTGGGCGCGGTGCCGGTGTGGGTGCGGTTCGGGGCCGGGCCGGTGGAGGACATCGACGGGGTGGCCGTCGTGGACGCCCGCGAGACCGTCCGGGCCCTGACGGAGCGAGGGTGA
- a CDS encoding helix-turn-helix domain-containing protein gives MRAVELLARGVPTEAVGRDIGVTGRTVRRWLDDPAFAEEVQDARRTALTETLRALEVTARSAVAYLAATIRDVNAPEPVRVRAALGILAALPRIAEHVELEERLAILEAAAACVDGAQR, from the coding sequence GTGCGCGCCGTCGAGCTCCTCGCCCGGGGCGTCCCGACGGAGGCCGTGGGCCGGGACATCGGCGTGACCGGCCGGACCGTCCGCCGCTGGCTCGATGACCCCGCCTTCGCCGAGGAGGTCCAGGACGCCCGGCGCACCGCGCTGACGGAGACCCTGCGCGCCCTGGAGGTCACCGCCCGCTCCGCCGTCGCCTACCTCGCCGCCACGATCCGGGACGTCAACGCCCCGGAGCCGGTCCGCGTCCGCGCCGCCCTGGGCATCCTCGCTGCGCTCCCGCGCATCGCCGAGCACGTCGAGTTGGAGGAGCGCCTCGCGATCCTGGAGGCCGCCGCCGCGTGCGTGGACGGGGCGCAGCGGTGA
- a CDS encoding helix-turn-helix domain-containing protein, which translates to MPQPPAALGPEWLTCSQVAAELQVSPRTVRRWAATHPELRVKRIGPTGTAIRVHRSILDTETPAPASDDAPAI; encoded by the coding sequence GTGCCCCAACCCCCCGCCGCCCTCGGCCCCGAGTGGCTCACGTGCAGTCAAGTCGCCGCCGAGCTCCAGGTGTCGCCGCGCACGGTCCGCCGCTGGGCCGCCACGCACCCCGAACTCCGCGTGAAGAGGATCGGCCCGACCGGGACCGCGATCCGCGTCCACCGCTCCATCCTCGACACCGAGACCCCCGCGCCGGCCTCCGACGACGCCCCCGCCATCTGA
- a CDS encoding exo-alpha-sialidase, which produces MTAARPALGGNDGQEQRPVLTIRISRDGGRTYGPPVTVDPDRDVVPEITSQYPPCRCPLHCPAP; this is translated from the coding sequence GTGACGGCCGCCCGGCCCGCCCTCGGCGGGAACGACGGCCAGGAGCAGCGGCCCGTCCTCACCATTCGGATCAGCAGGGACGGCGGCCGTACGTACGGGCCGCCGGTCACGGTCGACCCCGACCGCGACGTGGTCCCCGAGATCACCTCTCAGTACCCGCCGTGCCGGTGCCCGCTGCACTGCCCGGCCCCCTGA
- a CDS encoding GntR family transcriptional regulator yields the protein MSESQRPTTNGIAAAIREGISAGRYPYGSRLPSVKDGAAEWGCSQQTVASAYSQLQGLGLVRIDRGNGTIVTAGRQADAHLGTYSPPHLAEAVPWKATGGGVETSETTLVRQLTATKVMTAWGIPDGEDVIERTRIRRLDGVPVQHKLTVIPYALASRMPEGHQGTPPMMTPVGAPDITPPEGVRVADWLGWEVIGTQCAITAEPMDAAAAEALGVPEGTPGFRVVAIARDSENRVVSATVTTAPLHHRITLDIIG from the coding sequence ATGAGTGAGAGTCAGCGGCCGACCACGAACGGGATCGCGGCCGCGATCCGGGAAGGGATCAGCGCCGGCCGCTACCCGTACGGGAGCAGGCTGCCGAGCGTGAAGGACGGGGCGGCCGAGTGGGGTTGCTCGCAGCAGACCGTTGCGTCGGCGTACTCGCAGCTCCAGGGGCTCGGCCTGGTCCGCATCGACCGAGGTAACGGCACGATCGTGACGGCCGGCCGTCAGGCTGACGCCCACCTGGGCACCTACTCGCCTCCGCACCTCGCCGAGGCGGTGCCGTGGAAGGCGACCGGCGGCGGCGTCGAGACCTCGGAGACCACCCTGGTTCGTCAGCTGACGGCCACGAAGGTGATGACCGCGTGGGGCATCCCGGACGGGGAGGACGTGATCGAGCGGACGCGGATCCGTCGGCTCGACGGCGTGCCGGTGCAGCACAAGCTGACGGTGATCCCGTACGCGCTGGCGTCGCGCATGCCGGAGGGTCACCAGGGCACGCCGCCGATGATGACTCCGGTCGGCGCGCCGGACATCACGCCCCCGGAGGGGGTCCGCGTCGCGGACTGGCTCGGGTGGGAGGTGATCGGTACGCAGTGCGCGATCACGGCGGAGCCGATGGACGCGGCCGCCGCCGAGGCCCTCGGCGTCCCGGAGGGCACGCCCGGGTTCCGGGTGGTCGCCATCGCGAGGGACTCTGAGAACCGCGTCGTGTCCGCGACGGTGACGACCGCTCCCCTGCACCACCGGATCACGCTCGACATCATCGGGTGA